The Candidatus Zixiibacteriota bacterium DNA segment CAGATCTCGGTATCGATCATCCGGTCGGGAGACGACACAAGCGTGATTTCGCCCTGCGGCATCTCCCGAAACACATAGCCCAGTTGGCGCAGTTCTTCGATGCCCCGACCAAACCGGGATCGCGAGATGCCAAGAGAGTCCGCCAGACGCGGCAGCGTGAGCCCGCCGCGGTGTTTGCTGCGGAACAGTTCCACCATGTCGATCAGCAGCGGGTCCATCAGCGGCCGGCGGGGATCAGCGGAACCATGTCAATGAGAAATCGATGGCCGGCGCCGAATGCGTGATGCTGCCCGAGGAGATATAGTCGACACCGGTGCGGGCAAAGGCGGCGACATTGCGCATGGTCACGTTACCGGATGCTTCCAACGTGATGCGTGTGCCGTGCTCCCGTTCCCAGCGGCGAATGAACCGTACCGCCTCCTTCAGATGCGCGGGCGTGTAGTTGTCCAAGAGAAGCCAGGTGACGCCGGCGTCGAGCGCGGTTGTGATCTGCTTGTAAGTGTGCGCCTCGCAGATCAGCGGACGGCGGGTCTTGCGTGCCCGACTCAGCGCTACGGTCAGGCCCTGAGCAGCCACGACATGATTGCCTTTGATCATGGCGGCATCATAGAGCCCGAGGCGATGATTGAGTGCCCCCCCGACGGCGGCGGCATGCTTTTCCAGAAGACGCCAACCCGGAGTCGTCTTGCGTGTGTCCAGAAGCCGCGCCGTCCGCGGCGGAATGCGTACCACCATCCGTCGCGCCGCCGTGGCCACGCCGGAGAGATGGGCCAGGAAGTTGATCGCCGTGCGCTCGGCGGAAAGCAGCGCAGACGCCTGCCCGCGCACGTTCACGACCATGTCGCTGGCTTGGAAATCATGCCCCTCGGGCCAGTACCAGAAGAACTCAACACGCGGATCCAAGTGGCGAAAGGCGGCCTCAAAAGCATCAACACCGGCCAGCACCCCGTCTTCATGTGCCTGCAGATGCGACACGACCCGCTCACGCGGGAGCTTGAGAGCCTTCGTCGTGATGTCACCGGTCCCTATGTCCTCTGCCAGGGCGCGGCGCACGAGATCATGAACGTCCCGCGTGTAGGCGGCCGGCGGGACGACAAAC contains these protein-coding regions:
- the nadC gene encoding carboxylating nicotinate-nucleotide diphosphorylase, which produces MRPKTPHPFVVPPAAYTRDVHDLVRRALAEDIGTGDITTKALKLPRERVVSHLQAHEDGVLAGVDAFEAAFRHLDPRVEFFWYWPEGHDFQASDMVVNVRGQASALLSAERTAINFLAHLSGVATAARRMVVRIPPRTARLLDTRKTTPGWRLLEKHAAAVGGALNHRLGLYDAAMIKGNHVVAAQGLTVALSRARKTRRPLICEAHTYKQITTALDAGVTWLLLDNYTPAHLKEAVRFIRRWEREHGTRITLEASGNVTMRNVAAFARTGVDYISSGSITHSAPAIDFSLTWFR